TGAAGTAGAATTTGAGGTTCTTTCAGCTGATCGATCGGACATTGTAAATATTGGCAGCTATAGTTGTTCCTGCCGCGACTGGCAGCTAAATGGTATTCCTTGTTCACATGCTGCTGCTGCTCTTATCTCATGTCGGAAGGATGTCTATGCATATACCCACAAGAGTTTTACTGTTGCAAGTTACAGGAATACCTATGCAGAGAGTATACACTACATCCCAGCAAAACTTGAATGGAGTAAAACAGACAAGTCTTCTATGGATGATAATATCCTAGTTGTACGACCACCAAAATTACGGCGACCACCGGGACGCCCTGAGAAAAGGATGTGTGTGGATGAGCTTAGTCGTGAGAAACATACAGTGCACTGTAGTCGGTGCAACCAAACTGGACATTACAAGAGAACCTGTAAAGCAGAAATGATTAATAGTATAGAGCAGTTTTAATTGTctgattttgtattatttacTTCACCTAAGAACTAGTTTAGTTTATTAACATCAATCTACAGGGACATACCTCAGATTCAGATAATGTAGCATAGATATGTATGTATTAAATCGCAACCGCTGGGGTAGCAGAAATGAAGTTGGTTTGTGCTTTTGGGAGTATTTAAACCATGactttagagagagagagagagagagaaagagactgaaaaaataaaccatgttttttttgttaaaaatgcaGCCTGTTTTCCGTACACAATTTTAATTGTTGTAagtattcaattaaaaatcacCGCAGCCAAAAACATCGCCATCAACCTCGTCTAAATCAAAATAATCTAACAATGTGCCATATCTCAAACCCTTTCAATAATTATACCTagaagattaattaaatttatctctACCAAAAACcattaaacaatttcaaattacaaaagtgacaatatttttaaaataaattctaatatcACACAACTTAGTATATGTCTAGATTTgttcattcaattttttatttattttttcctatttttattatatatatatatatgggattTGCTACgtctatttttcagttggtacattttagcaatgtgtaccgggtttcagtagacaaaaatatccttatatatcatgaattttaagttttaaggttaagggtattttaataattttcattctcaaaattaaaaaataaaaaaagaaacctccaaACTCTTACCCACCTTTGTCATTCCTTTCAACCCttcctctttcatctcttcCACTCCAACCttctctctgtcatccctactctagtcccaattgaaaaaaatcagaaacacttgtcttattttaataattttcattctcaaaactaaaaaaaaaaaaaaaactccaaaccCTCACTCacttccttcattcctctcaaccctttctccttcatctctcattcaaatattttctttgtcaatctctacactagccccaactaaaaaaacactcattattaaataaaatggNtagagaaaaaaatacttagataaataaaaaaattaaagcacctaattttttctttatataattttaaataaaatttcaagatttagaatttttattgtttgattttatcattgagaattttattgtattttgatttgttttttctttagtaaaggaaaacaagttaatgaatttctaccaaaaaaaattaaatggccatggagcaatgttacgtagtagtctcagactgtaaaggaaggatgcttataagtcttggtgcaagttgtgtcCGTCggttgtaatatatatagtgaagataatgaaattaaagagattatgaaCGAACatttttcggaaggtgaatatgtcaatgattcaattctttacaaaagtaaattgtttaataataagtgtttttttagttggggctagtgcagagatgatagagaaaatgtttgagtgagagagatgaaggagaaagggttgagaggaacgaaggaggtgagtaaggggttggggtttctttttttagttttgagaatgaaaattattaaaataagacaagtgtttctgatttttttcaattgggactaaagtagagatgacagagtaaaggttggagtgaaagagatgaaagagaaagggttgagaggaatgagggaggtgagtaagggtttcaggggtttctttttttatttttttaattttgagaatgaaaattattaaaatacccttaaccttaaaacttagaattcatgatatataagggcatgtttgtctactgaaacccggtatacattgctaaaatgtatcaactgaAAAGGAGGCGTACACAAGTTagcaaaccatatatatatataaacaatatatgTACTATTGCTAATACAatgtatatgtttttaaaataattttttcaaatgtaataaatgatttaatcaaaatcaaatagtaataaatatatCTTGTGACCtaactataaaatttaactaatttacaATTTAACTGAACCGTTAATTACTTacaatgtaaataaatttgattattttataaaatagaataaattccTACAATgccataaatattttaatatattaatttaacttatataatatatggaataatatatacatatctaagaaattaaaattactgtaatatacttttttacaataaataattcatgtaagatatatatttttaacgtgtaaaaaaaaaattcaaattgaagaaagatttaattttggtgtaatggcatttaaaaatttatttcattgaagaaaaataataaaggagtattttagaaaaagagaaaaaataattctttttttaaaaaaaatagacaataaatagtaaattaattaaaaatattaatattttacaaactcattaaatattttaatgattgaaataatatttttatgttaattatgtaatatataaaaataacgtATTAAATTAGTTGTGATATAGTTGGAAATAAGATGACAtgatacaattatttaaaaatgattttcttttatctaatgaaatttggttatttaaaataagtgatattttagttgtttaatAGTGAGAAgattatttgataataaaaatttaaaatttaaaagttaatttataacataaattaatgatttgagttcatattaaaattgtatttgattttataaatatataagcaATTGtagttttgatgttgaaataacTCATTGAAAttctaaaatgaatattaaaaatacaaatatcattCATTAAGATAAGATCcaagaaattcaaattaaaagaaaaaaaaaggaacgaGTAAACAATGAGCACAATgtacataaataaattcataaatttaataataatgaaaatacatattaattattgaattaaCTTGGCTTAATACTtggtataaaatttattaaataatttttgaaaaattaaaacactccacaattttagtttcttctttttcaattgtAAAATTATGTCAGAATTTGATTTACTATTGGTTTTGTTTGAGATCTTTCATAGAAAGAGAACTCTAACACCttccaaaagagaaaaaacagtAACAAAATAGATGGTCTAAATTGTAAAACAGTGTCTTACATCTTAATCTAAATTCCAAGGAAAAGCAGTTATTCAAAGAAGAGAGTCAAAGAGATTACaagttttaaaagcaaaagaGATATTAGAAATTCACTTGTATAGCTGCTTGAACCTTCTGCATGCCTCCAAGACGTTTTCCCTGTGACCAAAGGCACTAACCCTGACAAAACCTTCACCACCAGGTCCAAAACCACTACCAGGAGTTGTAACCACATGAGTCTTCTCAAGAATCTCACCAAATACATCCCATGAGCTTCTGCCAGGGAAATGAACCCACACATATGGTGCATCTTTCCCTCCATACACTTTGAATCCAAGAGAATCAAATGTCTCCACAATTATGTTCGTATTTTCTTTGTAGAATCCAATAACTTCTCCCATAGCCTGCATTCACATGCATTCACAAATAACTTCTTTAAAGAATACTACCACAAATTGCATACCTCAAAAAGTTGGAGAGGTGAAGATAAGAATGACATAATAGTAGGAGGATGAAGATAGATCCTTTCAAACAATAATGTACAGAAATTTTGTCTGTTATAGAAATTTagtaggaaaacaaaataactgACCTTAAGACCTTCTGGTGAAAGGCAAGCCAAACCACCTGCCTGGGAAATATTTGATGCACCATTGAAACAAGTGCATACAATACGGTTGAAGTCCCTGGCAACAGGAAATCCATCAGAAAACAGCAACTCCTTTGGAATCACAGTCCAGCCTAATCGGACTCCTGTGAACCCAGCATACTTGCTGAATGATGATGTCTCAATGGCAACCTGCAATTGTCAGTAAGATGTTATGGATATTATTATTCAATGACACATCAAAAGAAGACTCTTTGttcatttacaaattttttGCCATATAAAAAACCTTGACCAGCAATCCTCTTGGCATATCAAATAGTTATCATCCAAAATATAGTTTGTATCATAGACCAAAGTAGAAATCATTTGCAGAAGCAAATACACATTTATGGtatattcttcttttgtaaGTGTTTATCGAGATGTTTATCTAAATATAACTGTAACAATATTGTAGGGAAATGAGCAATCAAGTCCTCCTACATATACCACAGTGCAAGTAAAAAGATTCATCATTTAGATAAACCCCATACGTAAAGCATGAGATTTTCATTAAGTAAAAAACTATTGCAAGAACCAAATCTAGAAGGCACGAGACTTGTGGCAAAATAAATTTGGAGTAAAATGCTATTTGGACAGGATGTTAATCTAAGGTTCTAGCACCTGATACAAATATTCATGTCATGTTATGGTGGcaattaatttcaaatcaagAACCCACACTTTATGCATTCCACAGATCATAATCATTGTTAAAGAGTAAACAGAGATCAAATTATCAGTGACAGACTGACCTCCTTGGCTCCAGGAATTTCAAAGATGGAACGTGGGTTGTCACCGGAAATATACATTGCATAAGCTGAATCATGGATTACTATACTACCGTTGTCCTTAGCAAACTGAACAAGTTGGGTCAGTTGTTCCCTTGTTGCTGAAGCACCAGTAGGATTGTTTGGCGAACAGAAAAAGATTATGTCTGGTcgagaaattgaagataaatcAGGGAAGAAACCATTTTCCGGACTACACCTCATGTATTCAATGTTTGCAAACTTCTCAACATCCTTCTGGTAGAGGCCAGTCTGGCCCATAATTACACTTGAGTCTACATAGGCCTGCAAATAAAAGTTCCACTATTTACAGAGAACAGAAACAAGAGAAAGAGCTAGAAATATGAACAGAATAAAACTGGTGTTTCATCACTTCccaattttgtatatattatttcattcataATTTACATCTAATTCATTTCCAAAAGAATTCAATAGTGTTTTTGCATAATTCCAGATAGTAAACTGAATGTCtacaaacatttttcaaacaaaGTTTCAACACAGTTTATTATATAGCTTCCTGAAagaggattttgaaaaaaagaatcatTTCTCAAACATAATCAGTTACCAAACATGGCTAATAATACATAAGCCCACATAAACAATACACCAATTCCCtgtaactttatttgttgtaacttgtaaaaatgaagtaacaatcaaatattcaaacagaaaaagaataaaaagtcaAAAACTCTCATAAGCGtataatattcataattatttagaTATGCAGTAGCGTAAAGGCTATTCTTGCTCTTCTACAATTTGTGTGCAGCAAAAGCCATATAGTTACAATCTTCATTCCAGCGAACTATCAAAGAACTAGCTACCAACATCAGATAGAGCGACAACAATGTCCAGTATAGTAAGATAGATAATTATACATGTTAATAATTTCATAACGAAGGAAAATATGAATCAAAGATGAAACATTAACCAAAGACATTAATTGGTGTTTCCATGTTCCAAGTGCCCTTTTTTCTTAAGTAATAGACAAACTTCTCAGTCAAGGTTTGGTAACttcattgaaaagaatttcttgaaaaaaaaaaatcattgttctAAGTCCTCCTATTtgacgagaaaaatgaagaaacttGTTGATTCTTCATAGAGCAAAGATGGAAATGAATAAGCTAAACTCAGTCAGCATCTGACCTAGTAAAACAAATAGATGTAACAATAGGAACAAAACCTAAGTGACCATTTCTTGCATATTGAAGCATAAATGAGAGCTAAGCAACTGATGAGACAATAATTGTAACCAACATAAATATGAATTACCGGGTATGAAGGGTCTTGTACAGCCATTTTTACATTTGACCCGAAGACAATCTgtcacaaaaaatgaaaatacaagaaaattttAGTTACTGATTGTAGATGATGCCCAATTAACATGCAACCCACACCCTACTACCAAAATAggagattttttatattgaatcaGAATATGTAGTCCAGGTAAAGAGCAAGATAGgcacaaaatatatttaaattaaaaataaataaataagacaaaTGAACCTGGAGACGAGATATATCACACTTTGCTCCATCTGACACAAATATATCATCCTCTTCTATGCCAAGATCGCTGTAAAATGTTGAAGCAATTGCACTTCTTAATGGCTGCATAGATTAGAGATGTCTTTATCCAACCAAATTCCCCCAAGGGTAAACACTAACACCAATTGCAAGCAATAAATTTAGTGACCTCACAGCCCTCATTacaaagaaaacattttatatataatcacaAACAAGGTGTTTTCCTGTCATCCCAATTCTCAGAATTTtcaaagataatatataaattttaaaaaaaaaaacataaaataatgaatgatCAAATGAAAAACAAGTTTATAACCACCCATCCTCAAAACATGAGCCAATATGGCCAAATTTCTGACCCAAATTTATTACAAGGCTCGAGGCATGACTTCTTCCAGTGAAATTTCTTGAAGATATAGTGCCCAACAGGCACACATGAGATGAAAATATCAAGTTGTCTTCCTTAAATATTTCAAGGaccaagaaaagaaaggaaCCCGCATGCAGAATTGATACCATACAGTAAACTAAACTCAAAAAAATAGACATGTAGGTCTAGAAACCATTTACAAGGGTGGAAAACTGTATAACTGGCCTTCAATTTGACGAATTGGGAGGAAGGACCcaaaatggaaaatggaaaaagcCTCCTGAAGATGTCAAAGCAACATACCTTTTCACCTTGTTCCGCACCATACCCACTATATCCTTTAACAGTTGATAATCCTTGTGATCTCTGAACAAAAGGAAAATTACAACATTTTCAAGTATTTAAATGGAAATAGATGAAGAGCGCgcattatttaatttagtaaagTATTATGCAT
This genomic stretch from Vigna radiata var. radiata cultivar VC1973A chromosome 7, Vradiata_ver6, whole genome shotgun sequence harbors:
- the LOC106769459 gene encoding LL-diaminopimelate aminotransferase, chloroplastic → MSITYNLTTSLSSTSSAFLAPSSFNSRGHVSLPVKGVGICKCIATPEAETGYKTKVTRNPNLGKLQAGYLFPEIARRRSAHLLKYPDAKVISLGIGDTTEPIPEVITDAMSKRSQGLSTVKGYSGYGAEQGEKPLRSAIASTFYSDLGIEEDDIFVSDGAKCDISRLQIVFGSNVKMAVQDPSYPAYVDSSVIMGQTGLYQKDVEKFANIEYMRCSPENGFFPDLSSISRPDIIFFCSPNNPTGASATREQLTQLVQFAKDNGSIVIHDSAYAMYISGDNPRSIFEIPGAKEVAIETSSFSKYAGFTGVRLGWTVIPKELLFSDGFPVARDFNRIVCTCFNGASNISQAGGLACLSPEGLKAMGEVIGFYKENTNIIVETFDSLGFKVYGGKDAPYVWVHFPGRSSWDVFGEILEKTHVVTTPGSGFGPGGEGFVRVSAFGHRENVLEACRRFKQLYK